One window from the genome of Haloprofundus halobius encodes:
- a CDS encoding HalOD1 output domain-containing protein, which yields MISPVERHSESVCEQIVTAVAEREGVDPLDLVPLYDALGPGLWHSLFVSTSGNGDRDTMSHSFSYHGYDVTVEGDDVHVSRSPTERKPSFASTN from the coding sequence GTGATTTCCCCTGTCGAACGCCACTCAGAGAGTGTCTGCGAGCAGATAGTCACGGCAGTTGCCGAACGAGAAGGAGTCGATCCGCTCGACCTCGTCCCGCTATACGACGCGCTCGGTCCGGGTCTGTGGCACTCGTTGTTCGTATCGACTTCCGGAAACGGTGACCGAGACACCATGTCTCACTCGTTTAGCTACCACGGGTACGACGTGACCGTCGAGGGAGACGACGTACACGTTTCACGCTCCCCGACGGAGCGGAAACCCAGCTTCGCGTCGACGAACTGA
- a CDS encoding Lrp/AsnC family transcriptional regulator, with the protein MTAVELDTIDYEILHALQEDARHNTNADISERVGVSASTVGKRVRRLESNGVIKGYRTDIDYEKAGRPLRVLFTCTAPIADRGALIEKILTVDGVVDVRELMTGEGNIHVQVVGASNEDITRIAETIDSYALVVSDEILVKGENVRPLSLFED; encoded by the coding sequence GTGACCGCGGTAGAACTAGATACGATAGACTACGAAATCCTTCACGCCTTACAGGAGGACGCACGACACAACACGAACGCCGACATCAGCGAGCGCGTCGGGGTTTCAGCGAGCACAGTCGGAAAGCGAGTCAGGCGACTGGAATCGAACGGCGTCATCAAAGGATACCGCACCGATATCGACTACGAGAAGGCCGGGAGACCGCTTCGAGTGCTGTTCACCTGTACCGCGCCTATCGCCGATCGCGGCGCCCTCATCGAGAAGATACTCACGGTCGACGGTGTGGTGGACGTCCGCGAGTTGATGACCGGTGAGGGCAACATCCACGTTCAGGTCGTCGGCGCCTCGAACGAGGACATCACGCGCATCGCGGAGACCATCGATAGCTACGCCCTCGTCGTCAGCGACGAGATTCTCGTCAAAGGCGAGAACGTCCGTCCGTTGTCGCTCTTCGAGGATTGA
- a CDS encoding hydantoinase/oxoprolinase family protein — MPAHVGVDVGGTFTDVVLLTDDGSLVTAKVPSTDDQSVGVMEGIEKACEEAELDPADLNVFSHAMTVSVNALLESDGATTALVTTEGFRDVLEIRRQDRPSLYDLDAELPDPLVPRRRRFEVDERATTEGIERGVDADDIRDLAGDVEAAGAESVAVSLLHAYAHPENERVVADVLREELDVPISVSHEVLAEFREYERTSTTAVDAYVTPAIDAYVGRLEERAVDAGVPTPRIMQSNGGIASAETVRRHAVTTALSGPAAGVVGAGATVDASESLRGLVTFDIGGTSSDVSLVRGGEVERTTDAEINGHPIRVPMVDVHTVGAGGGSVAWVDAGGALRVGPESAGANPGPASYGRGGENPTVTDANVVLGYIGADTALGGELSLDTDAARDALSRLADEAGLDDALTAAQGVYRVANANMTRAIRTITVERGHDPRQFGLVAFGGAGPMHAAALADELGVETVVVPRACGVLSAYGLLAADEKHDSVRTVRTHLDDVDLDRVEAAYDDLRADALADVETPDDAKIDRVADLRYVGQSFELSVPVDDEFDAEAVADRFTAAHEEAYGYSLSDPVELVNLRSTATVERDPLSVGYEGTGDTVRGTRDALFGRGNEGDGEFYETTVYDREAFEPGATFEGPAILEQDESTVVVPPAWKGEVDNDGTVVLTTGGESR, encoded by the coding sequence GTGCCCGCACACGTCGGCGTCGACGTCGGCGGCACGTTCACCGACGTCGTCCTCCTGACCGACGACGGCTCGCTCGTCACCGCGAAAGTCCCGAGCACCGACGACCAGAGCGTCGGCGTGATGGAGGGCATCGAGAAAGCCTGCGAAGAAGCGGAACTCGACCCCGCCGACCTCAACGTGTTCTCGCACGCGATGACTGTCTCGGTCAACGCACTGCTCGAATCCGATGGCGCGACGACGGCGCTCGTCACCACCGAGGGCTTTCGCGACGTGCTCGAGATCAGGCGTCAGGACCGGCCAAGCCTCTACGATCTGGACGCGGAACTGCCCGACCCGCTCGTCCCTCGTCGGCGCCGTTTTGAGGTCGACGAGCGCGCGACGACCGAGGGAATCGAACGCGGCGTCGACGCCGACGACATCCGCGACCTCGCCGGCGACGTCGAGGCCGCGGGAGCCGAGAGCGTCGCCGTCTCGCTGCTCCACGCCTACGCGCATCCCGAGAACGAACGGGTCGTCGCGGACGTCCTCCGCGAGGAACTCGACGTCCCGATTTCGGTGTCACACGAAGTGCTCGCCGAGTTCCGCGAGTACGAGCGGACCTCGACGACTGCCGTCGACGCCTACGTCACCCCGGCCATCGACGCCTACGTCGGCCGTCTCGAAGAACGCGCCGTCGACGCCGGCGTCCCGACGCCGCGAATCATGCAGTCGAACGGCGGCATCGCGTCGGCCGAAACCGTCAGAAGGCACGCGGTGACGACGGCGCTCTCCGGACCTGCCGCGGGCGTCGTCGGCGCGGGTGCGACGGTCGATGCCTCCGAGTCGCTCCGCGGCCTCGTCACGTTCGACATAGGCGGCACCTCAAGCGACGTCAGCCTCGTCCGCGGCGGCGAGGTCGAGCGGACCACCGACGCCGAGATCAACGGCCACCCCATCCGCGTGCCGATGGTCGACGTCCACACCGTCGGGGCGGGCGGCGGGAGCGTCGCGTGGGTCGACGCCGGAGGCGCGCTCCGGGTCGGCCCCGAGTCGGCGGGCGCGAACCCCGGCCCGGCGTCGTACGGCCGCGGCGGCGAGAACCCGACCGTCACGGACGCGAACGTCGTCCTCGGCTACATCGGCGCGGACACGGCGCTCGGCGGCGAACTCTCGCTCGACACCGACGCCGCCCGCGACGCGCTCTCTCGACTCGCCGACGAGGCCGGTCTCGACGACGCTCTCACGGCCGCGCAGGGTGTCTACCGCGTCGCCAACGCGAACATGACACGCGCGATTCGCACTATTACGGTCGAACGCGGTCACGACCCCCGGCAGTTCGGACTCGTCGCCTTCGGCGGCGCGGGACCGATGCACGCGGCCGCCCTCGCCGACGAGTTGGGCGTCGAAACCGTCGTCGTCCCGCGCGCCTGCGGCGTGCTCTCGGCGTACGGCCTCCTCGCGGCCGACGAGAAGCACGACTCGGTTCGGACGGTACGGACGCACCTCGACGACGTCGACCTCGACCGGGTCGAAGCCGCGTACGACGACCTCCGCGCCGACGCGCTGGCGGACGTGGAAACACCTGACGATGCAAAAATCGACCGCGTCGCCGACCTCCGCTACGTCGGGCAGAGCTTCGAACTCTCCGTCCCCGTCGACGACGAGTTCGACGCCGAGGCGGTCGCCGACCGTTTCACTGCGGCGCACGAGGAGGCGTACGGCTACTCGCTCTCGGACCCCGTCGAACTCGTCAACCTCCGGTCGACCGCGACGGTCGAGCGTGACCCCCTCTCGGTCGGCTACGAGGGAACTGGCGACACGGTTCGGGGGACCCGAGACGCCCTCTTCGGACGCGGTAACGAGGGCGACGGCGAGTTCTACGAGACGACTGTCTACGACCGCGAGGCGTTCGAACCGGGGGCGACGTTCGAGGGGCCGGCGATTCTCGAACAGGACGAGAGTACCGTCGTCGTCCCACCCGCGTGGAAGGGAGAGGTCGACAACGATGGCACCGTCGTCCTGACGACGGGAGGTGAGAGTCGGTGA
- a CDS encoding hydantoinase B/oxoprolinase family protein, producing the protein MNAQETDIDAVTLEIVRNQLEGVAEEMGQVLITSSYSPNIKERRDCSTALFDAEGRLVAQAEHIPVHLGAMPASVAAILDRDPRPGDVFVLNDPFEGGTHLPDVTMVSPVAVDDEILGYAVSRAHHADVGGMTPGSMPAGAREIFQEGLRLPPVRLVSEGEVVDDVMDLLLANVRSPSERRADFRAQIAANDRAQSRISDLVSEHGRERLLAAFDAVIDYSRQRITSELAELPDGTYRATDAMEGDGVTDDDVPIHVEVEISGEEVRVDFAGTADQVAGNVNAPLAVAKSAVYFVIRAVTDPDIPPNQGCYDPISVSAPEGSLLNPLPPAAVVGGNVETSQRVTDAVLTALADAAPGRVPAQGQGTMNNLIVGNREAGGFTYYETIAGGFGARPTKDGMDGVQVGMTNTLNTPVEAMEAEYPLRVERYAFRQNSGGDGEFRGGLGIERAVTVGVDATVSLLTERRRTPPAGVAGGGPGAVGENIVGGESVPAKTTREVPAGTTVTVRTPGGGGYGDPDDRDPEARERDREDGKTSE; encoded by the coding sequence GTGAACGCTCAGGAGACGGACATCGACGCCGTCACGCTCGAGATCGTCCGCAACCAGCTGGAGGGCGTCGCCGAGGAGATGGGACAGGTGCTCATCACCTCGTCGTACTCGCCGAACATCAAGGAGCGCCGCGACTGCTCGACGGCGCTGTTCGACGCCGAGGGCCGACTCGTCGCGCAGGCCGAGCACATCCCGGTCCACCTCGGGGCGATGCCAGCCTCCGTCGCGGCTATTCTCGATCGAGACCCCCGGCCGGGCGACGTGTTCGTGCTCAACGACCCCTTCGAGGGCGGCACCCATCTGCCGGACGTGACGATGGTCTCGCCCGTCGCCGTCGACGACGAGATTCTGGGCTACGCCGTCTCCCGCGCGCACCACGCCGACGTGGGCGGGATGACGCCCGGGAGCATGCCCGCGGGCGCGCGGGAAATCTTCCAGGAGGGCCTCCGCCTGCCGCCGGTTCGTCTCGTCTCCGAGGGGGAGGTCGTCGACGACGTGATGGACCTGCTGCTGGCGAACGTCCGCAGTCCGAGCGAACGACGCGCGGACTTCCGCGCGCAGATCGCGGCCAACGACCGCGCCCAGTCTCGAATCTCGGACCTCGTCTCCGAACACGGCAGAGAGCGACTGCTCGCCGCCTTCGACGCGGTCATCGACTACTCCCGGCAACGCATCACGTCGGAACTCGCCGAGTTGCCCGACGGCACCTACCGCGCGACGGACGCGATGGAGGGCGACGGTGTGACCGACGACGACGTGCCCATCCACGTAGAAGTCGAAATCAGTGGAGAGGAGGTACGAGTCGACTTCGCGGGCACCGCCGACCAGGTCGCGGGCAACGTCAACGCACCCTTGGCGGTCGCAAAGAGCGCTGTCTACTTCGTCATCCGCGCGGTGACCGACCCCGATATCCCGCCGAACCAGGGGTGTTACGACCCGATTTCGGTCTCCGCGCCCGAGGGGTCGTTGCTCAATCCTCTTCCCCCGGCGGCCGTCGTCGGTGGCAACGTCGAGACGAGTCAGCGCGTCACCGATGCAGTCCTCACTGCGCTCGCCGACGCCGCACCCGGCCGCGTCCCCGCGCAGGGACAGGGGACGATGAACAACCTCATCGTCGGCAACCGCGAGGCGGGCGGCTTCACCTACTACGAGACCATCGCGGGCGGGTTCGGTGCGCGCCCGACGAAAGACGGGATGGACGGCGTGCAGGTCGGGATGACGAACACCCTCAACACGCCCGTCGAGGCGATGGAAGCGGAGTACCCGCTGCGCGTCGAACGGTACGCCTTTCGGCAGAATAGCGGCGGCGACGGCGAGTTCCGCGGCGGCCTCGGCATCGAGCGCGCCGTCACCGTCGGCGTCGACGCCACCGTCTCGCTGCTCACCGAGCGTCGGCGGACGCCGCCGGCAGGCGTCGCCGGCGGGGGACCGGGTGCTGTCGGCGAGAACATCGTCGGCGGCGAGTCGGTTCCGGCGAAGACGACTCGCGAGGTTCCGGCGGGGACGACCGTCACCGTTCGGACGCCGGGCGGCGGCGGCTACGGCGACCCAGACGACCGCGACCCAGAAGCGCGAGAGCGCGACCGAGAGGACGGAAAAACGAGCGAGTGA
- a CDS encoding DUF7535 family protein, translating to MARAPPDNDQPSDEDNQISRQRNFTSDAEMGLIGSIIGLGIAVLTFPLLPFYLLFRVVDALVGDDETNRPD from the coding sequence ATGGCTCGCGCCCCACCGGACAACGACCAACCGAGCGACGAGGACAATCAGATCTCTCGGCAGCGAAACTTCACATCGGACGCCGAAATGGGACTCATCGGCAGCATCATCGGGCTGGGAATCGCGGTGCTGACGTTCCCGTTGCTGCCGTTTTACCTGCTGTTCAGAGTCGTCGATGCGCTCGTCGGCGACGACGAGACGAACCGGCCCGACTGA
- a CDS encoding SDR family NAD(P)-dependent oxidoreductase → MSNDRFSVAGQTAIVTGASSGIGKAIAEGFAADGANVVVCSREQGNVDPVAEGIRDDGGSALAVECDVTDREAVEALVEATVEEFGGVDTLVNNAGASFMASFEDISENGWNTIVDINLTGTFHCTQVAGEQMRESGGGSVVNLSSVAGQQGSPYMSHYGAAKAGIINLTTSLAYEWADHDVRVNCIAPGFVATPGVESQMGVSGEDIDRDEVKRRIGVSEEISDIAQFLATPASSYVVGETITARGVPQVMETPDV, encoded by the coding sequence ATGTCAAATGACAGGTTCAGCGTCGCCGGACAGACCGCCATCGTCACCGGGGCGTCGAGCGGCATCGGGAAGGCCATCGCCGAGGGGTTCGCCGCCGACGGCGCGAACGTCGTCGTCTGCTCGCGCGAGCAGGGCAACGTCGACCCCGTCGCCGAGGGAATCCGCGACGACGGCGGGTCGGCGCTGGCCGTCGAGTGCGACGTGACCGACCGCGAGGCCGTCGAGGCGCTCGTGGAAGCCACCGTCGAGGAGTTCGGCGGCGTCGACACGCTCGTCAACAACGCGGGCGCGTCGTTCATGGCCTCCTTCGAGGACATCTCGGAGAACGGCTGGAACACCATCGTCGACATCAACCTCACCGGCACGTTCCACTGCACGCAGGTCGCCGGTGAACAGATGCGCGAGAGCGGCGGCGGCAGCGTCGTCAATCTCTCCAGCGTCGCCGGCCAGCAGGGGTCGCCGTACATGAGCCACTACGGCGCGGCGAAAGCCGGCATCATCAACCTCACCACGTCGCTCGCCTACGAGTGGGCCGACCACGACGTTCGAGTCAACTGTATCGCGCCGGGATTCGTCGCGACGCCGGGCGTCGAGAGCCAGATGGGCGTCTCCGGCGAGGACATCGACCGCGACGAGGTGAAACGCCGCATCGGCGTCAGCGAGGAAATTTCGGACATTGCACAATTTTTAGCCACCCCCGCATCGTCGTACGTCGTCGGCGAGACCATCACCGCCCGCGGCGTCCCGCAGGTGATGGAGACGCCGGACGTCTGA
- a CDS encoding Sir2 family NAD-dependent protein deacetylase gives MTDRLASLAAELRDADTAVALTGAGISVPSGIPPFRGDGGIWGDQFDPAAFHISRFERDPAGFWTDRLELHDAMRPSGVEPNVAHEALATLERVGFLDAVVTQNTDGLHAEAGSRRIVELHGNAERVVCRRCGGKAAAGPVRERVRDGENPPYCDCGGVYKPDVVLFGEQLDRETLADARALAEESDVFLAIGSSLQVEPAASLPATAARAGTLTVVNLDETPRDGLADYVFRADVTEVLPALVRTLGAT, from the coding sequence GTGACCGACCGACTCGCCTCGCTCGCCGCCGAACTCCGCGACGCCGACACCGCCGTCGCGCTGACGGGCGCGGGAATCAGCGTACCATCCGGAATCCCGCCGTTTCGCGGCGACGGCGGCATCTGGGGTGACCAGTTCGATCCTGCCGCGTTTCACATCAGCCGGTTCGAGCGCGACCCCGCCGGATTCTGGACCGACCGTCTCGAACTCCACGACGCGATGCGACCGTCGGGCGTCGAACCGAACGTCGCCCACGAGGCGCTGGCGACGCTCGAACGCGTAGGCTTCCTCGACGCCGTCGTCACGCAGAACACCGACGGACTGCACGCCGAAGCCGGAAGTCGACGAATCGTCGAACTGCACGGCAACGCCGAGCGCGTCGTCTGTCGTCGATGTGGAGGGAAAGCGGCCGCCGGACCGGTCCGCGAGCGCGTCCGCGATGGCGAGAACCCGCCGTACTGCGACTGCGGCGGCGTCTACAAACCCGACGTCGTACTGTTCGGCGAGCAACTCGACAGGGAGACGCTCGCCGACGCCCGGGCGCTCGCCGAGGAGAGCGACGTGTTTCTCGCTATCGGGTCGTCGCTACAGGTCGAACCCGCGGCGTCGCTTCCGGCGACGGCGGCGCGGGCCGGAACGCTCACGGTCGTGAACCTCGACGAGACGCCGCGCGACGGCCTCGCCGACTACGTCTTCCGGGCAGACGTCACAGAGGTGCTCCCCGCGTTGGTCCGGACGCTCGGAGCGACGTGA
- a CDS encoding type 1 glutamine amidotransferase domain-containing protein has product MADELTDTNVAIFIAQRGTEQVEFTEPKGTVEDAGASVDVISSETDDAEAVNNDLDAGDSFEVDTTFSDVSADEYDALVVPGGCVGADRLRADDDAVTFVRELFDADKPIGVICHGPWTLVEAGVADGLTLTSYHSLQTDIRNAGGEWVDEEVVVDAGVVTSRNPDDLDAFCDKIVEEFGEGRHERD; this is encoded by the coding sequence ATGGCAGACGAACTTACTGACACGAACGTCGCGATCTTCATCGCACAGCGAGGCACCGAACAGGTCGAGTTCACCGAACCGAAGGGGACCGTCGAGGACGCCGGAGCCTCAGTCGACGTTATCAGCAGCGAGACCGACGACGCAGAGGCCGTCAACAATGACCTCGACGCGGGTGACAGCTTCGAGGTCGACACGACGTTCTCGGACGTCTCCGCCGACGAGTACGACGCGCTCGTCGTCCCGGGCGGCTGCGTGGGCGCGGACCGACTCCGCGCCGACGACGACGCGGTGACGTTCGTCCGCGAGCTGTTCGACGCCGACAAACCCATCGGCGTCATCTGCCACGGTCCGTGGACGCTGGTCGAGGCGGGCGTCGCCGACGGTCTGACGCTTACCTCCTATCACAGTCTCCAGACCGACATCAGAAACGCGGGCGGCGAGTGGGTCGACGAGGAAGTCGTCGTCGACGCGGGCGTGGTGACGAGCCGGAACCCGGACGACCTCGACGCCTTCTGCGACAAGATCGTCGAGGAGTTCGGAGAAGGACGGCACGAGCGCGACTGA
- a CDS encoding helix-turn-helix domain-containing protein — MANSMGEMLRQDMQCERLLECFHDLKEIDKDVFRLLNETEDPLTVDEVAEEIDRERSTAYRSVQRLLQAGYLQKEQVNYEQGGYYHVYRPRNADEIAQEMQRMLNDWYAKIGQLIGEFDEKYAEEPPRTPLVES, encoded by the coding sequence ATGGCGAACTCGATGGGAGAGATGCTCCGACAGGATATGCAGTGTGAGAGACTGCTGGAGTGTTTCCACGACCTCAAGGAGATAGACAAAGACGTCTTCCGACTGCTGAACGAGACCGAAGACCCGCTCACGGTCGACGAAGTCGCCGAGGAGATCGACCGCGAACGGTCGACGGCGTACCGCTCGGTCCAGCGGTTGCTGCAGGCGGGGTACCTCCAGAAAGAGCAGGTGAACTACGAACAGGGGGGCTACTACCACGTCTACCGACCGCGCAACGCCGACGAAATCGCCCAGGAGATGCAGCGGATGCTCAACGACTGGTACGCGAAGATAGGACAACTCATCGGCGAATTCGACGAGAAGTACGCCGAGGAACCGCCCCGCACACCGCTGGTCGAGAGCTAG
- a CDS encoding phosphotransferase family protein — MAREGDYFTRLVDPDRLREYLAAELGSVDDDAYAVDHHQEGHSNETLFVRWGERDLVIRRPPPGETASSAHDVLREYRVMDALQATDVPLAPTILACEDHDVLGSDFYVMERVEGDVLRDSEPERFVVPEHREGIGTQLVDTLSTIHAVDPDSVGLGEFGYPDGFTERQVRRWSEQLTWAFSRTTEEREVPVLYDVMSWLTDNVPEEYPHTLVHGDYKLDNVMYAPGTPPKINAVFDWELSTLGDPRTDVGWMLSYWRDADDPEPEVPDLTTTFMEHPEYPTRRELVSRWEDATGFEYEHDRFYRALAVYKLAALGEMFFRRYLEGNSDDDLYPQMETQVPALGERAMRIVEGDEPL, encoded by the coding sequence ATGGCACGCGAGGGCGACTACTTCACTCGTCTCGTCGACCCCGATCGCCTCCGCGAGTATCTCGCTGCGGAACTCGGGTCCGTCGACGACGACGCGTACGCCGTCGATCACCACCAAGAGGGCCACTCGAACGAGACGCTGTTCGTCAGGTGGGGCGAGCGCGACCTCGTGATTCGCCGTCCTCCGCCGGGTGAGACGGCCTCCAGCGCTCACGACGTTCTCCGGGAGTATCGAGTGATGGACGCACTACAGGCTACCGACGTGCCGCTGGCCCCCACCATCCTCGCCTGCGAGGACCACGACGTGCTCGGCAGCGACTTCTACGTGATGGAGCGCGTGGAGGGCGACGTGCTCCGCGACTCGGAACCCGAACGGTTCGTCGTCCCCGAGCACCGGGAGGGAATCGGCACGCAACTCGTCGACACGCTCTCGACGATTCACGCTGTCGACCCCGACTCCGTCGGTCTCGGCGAGTTCGGCTACCCCGACGGGTTCACCGAACGACAGGTCAGGCGGTGGTCCGAACAGCTGACGTGGGCGTTCTCGCGGACGACCGAGGAACGCGAAGTCCCCGTCCTCTACGACGTGATGTCCTGGCTCACCGACAACGTCCCGGAGGAGTATCCGCACACGCTCGTCCACGGCGACTACAAGCTCGACAACGTGATGTACGCACCCGGGACACCACCGAAAATCAACGCCGTCTTCGACTGGGAACTGTCGACGCTCGGCGACCCGCGGACGGACGTGGGATGGATGCTCTCGTACTGGCGCGACGCCGACGACCCCGAACCCGAAGTTCCGGATCTGACGACGACGTTCATGGAGCATCCGGAGTATCCGACTCGCCGCGAACTCGTCTCGCGGTGGGAGGACGCGACCGGCTTCGAGTACGAACACGACCGCTTCTACCGGGCACTGGCGGTGTACAAACTCGCGGCCCTCGGCGAGATGTTCTTCCGGCGGTACCTCGAAGGTAACTCCGACGACGATCTCTACCCGCAGATGGAGACGCAGGTGCCCGCGCTCGGCGAACGGGCGATGCGTATCGTCGAGGGCGACGAACCGCTGTAA
- a CDS encoding MBL fold metallo-hydrolase, with protein sequence MTGSDWGDWLPRAVATAEPETVAVWYLGCNGFVIKGNRGTTLFVDPYLGVGDPPRTIRMIPVPFDPEDVEEADALLATHEHVDHVHGPSQAPILEGTGAQFYAPDDSLAVAREEENWTDVWDVSDDQFTEVSEGDSFEVGEFTVHVELAADADATHPVSYVIEHDAGTIFHGGDTKPSDAFEDIGEQYDIDLGILAFGSIGNIPNKETGEMVPTKWYSTENEIIEAASSLQFDRLLPSHWDMWRGMTADPTALHDHAASYAYPKALTIVSIGDRVDL encoded by the coding sequence ATGACCGGTAGTGACTGGGGTGATTGGCTGCCGCGCGCCGTCGCGACGGCCGAACCCGAGACTGTCGCCGTCTGGTATCTCGGATGTAACGGTTTCGTCATCAAGGGCAACCGCGGAACGACGCTGTTCGTCGACCCGTATCTCGGCGTCGGCGACCCTCCGCGGACGATCCGGATGATTCCGGTTCCGTTCGATCCCGAAGACGTGGAGGAAGCCGACGCACTTCTCGCGACGCACGAACACGTCGATCACGTCCACGGCCCGAGTCAGGCCCCGATTCTCGAAGGGACGGGCGCACAGTTCTACGCACCCGACGATAGCCTCGCCGTCGCCCGCGAGGAGGAGAACTGGACGGACGTCTGGGACGTCAGCGACGACCAGTTCACCGAAGTTTCGGAGGGTGACTCCTTCGAGGTCGGCGAGTTCACGGTCCACGTCGAACTCGCCGCCGACGCCGACGCGACGCACCCGGTGAGCTACGTTATCGAACACGACGCGGGCACTATCTTCCACGGCGGCGACACCAAGCCGAGCGACGCGTTCGAGGACATCGGCGAACAGTACGACATCGACCTCGGCATCCTCGCGTTCGGCTCCATCGGGAACATTCCCAACAAGGAGACCGGTGAGATGGTCCCCACGAAGTGGTACAGCACCGAAAACGAGATAATCGAGGCCGCCAGCAGCCTCCAGTTCGACCGCCTGCTACCGAGCCACTGGGACATGTGGCGCGGCATGACTGCCGACCCGACGGCGCTGCACGACCACGCCGCCAGTTACGCCTACCCGAAAGCGCTGACTATCGTCTCCATCGGCGACCGAGTCGACCTCTGA
- a CDS encoding DUF5805 domain-containing protein, translated as MSEPDTSRSAVKTYVPTYQKEQWADHAEELEMTQSEFVRTMVQAGRRDFDLDAPDENPEAPPDHSNPGGNVLEDRVQEVLHRRGVMSWSQLVEALSGDFESRLEDALDSLQSSNRIRYNGREGGYVVTDGE; from the coding sequence GTGAGCGAACCGGACACCAGTCGGTCGGCGGTGAAGACCTACGTGCCGACGTACCAGAAAGAACAGTGGGCCGACCACGCCGAGGAACTCGAGATGACCCAAAGCGAGTTCGTTCGGACGATGGTACAGGCGGGTCGACGCGACTTCGATCTCGACGCGCCGGACGAGAATCCGGAAGCCCCTCCTGACCACTCGAACCCCGGGGGTAACGTACTCGAAGATCGGGTCCAAGAAGTGCTCCACCGACGGGGCGTCATGTCGTGGAGTCAACTGGTCGAAGCGCTCTCGGGAGATTTCGAGAGTCGACTCGAAGACGCGCTCGACTCGCTGCAGTCGTCGAACCGAATCCGGTACAACGGGCGGGAAGGGGGATACGTGGTGACCGATGGCGAGTGA